In a single window of the Haloarcula salinisoli genome:
- a CDS encoding GNAT family N-acetyltransferase: MEIREATPADSDRIGRIAESSFNSSFALSPEEIATLVEEQFSESALEERLSDSDGWFLAAQAELDGETILGGFLDGTAAGRIRWLHVDPEARGQGIATALVEHLRAEHGDRPLAWEVLDDAVEGVGFCEQFGLTEQGRDSLEIGGHEYGVTLYAEDERAEESNEPAVPIPASVSVEGEDRPLDRDDPIPGREAPFFRTFVSGDRESAYGYVCSQCGSTNVTADGLDRLECGDCGNVHLADEWDGAYL; encoded by the coding sequence ATGGAAATCCGCGAGGCGACGCCGGCAGACAGCGACCGCATCGGGCGTATCGCCGAGAGTTCGTTCAACTCGTCGTTCGCGCTCAGCCCGGAGGAGATTGCAACGCTCGTCGAGGAGCAGTTCTCAGAATCGGCCCTGGAGGAGCGACTGTCGGATTCGGACGGCTGGTTCCTGGCAGCGCAAGCGGAGCTCGATGGCGAGACTATTCTGGGCGGGTTTCTGGACGGGACAGCAGCTGGACGCATCCGCTGGCTCCACGTCGACCCGGAGGCTCGCGGGCAAGGCATCGCGACGGCGCTGGTCGAACACCTCCGAGCGGAGCACGGGGACCGCCCACTCGCCTGGGAGGTCCTCGACGACGCCGTCGAGGGCGTCGGCTTTTGCGAGCAGTTCGGACTCACCGAACAGGGGCGGGATTCACTCGAAATCGGCGGACACGAGTACGGTGTGACCCTCTATGCCGAGGACGAACGGGCCGAGGAATCAAACGAGCCAGCGGTCCCGATTCCGGCGTCGGTAAGCGTCGAGGGCGAGGACCGCCCGCTCGACCGCGACGACCCGATTCCCGGCCGGGAGGCCCCGTTCTTTCGGACCTTCGTGTCGGGAGACCGCGAGTCGGCGTACGGCTACGTCTGTTCGCAGTGTGGAAGCACCAACGTGACTGCTGATGGGCTCGACCGGCTGGAGTGTGGCGACTGTGGCAACGTCCACCTGGCCGACGAGTGGGACGGTGCGTACCTCTGA
- a CDS encoding orc1/cdc6 family replication initiation protein: MSDLSFTPTSSIFEKREALLEEWTPEELVGRDNELQRYHAALQPVINNESPSNIFLYGKSGVGKTAATRYLLNALKRDAADVPELDLHTIEINCDGLNSSYQAAVALVNELRDPAKQISNTGYPQASVYQFLFEELNDAGGTVLIVLDEVDHIQDDSLLYKLPRARSNGDVTEAKLGVIGISNDLDFRNQLSSKVRSSLCEKEVSFSAYDAQELQLVLQQRDSVAFKDGVLDDGVVQMCAAYGAKDSGDARQALDLLLEAGDLAREYNDDLVTEAHVREARQRLQTDQVVEGIRNYSDHGQLVLYALTLLAERDETPARTKDILAAYQQVANENGMDPVSLRSVRDYLGELDQLGIISSTEFNRGKGGGKYKEHELEQSVSSVKTGLSEILDATP, translated from the coding sequence ATGAGTGACCTCTCGTTTACGCCGACGTCGTCGATATTCGAGAAGCGTGAGGCGCTGCTGGAGGAGTGGACGCCCGAGGAACTCGTGGGACGTGACAACGAACTCCAGCGGTATCACGCCGCATTGCAACCGGTGATCAACAACGAGAGTCCTTCCAACATCTTCCTCTATGGCAAGAGCGGCGTCGGAAAGACAGCCGCGACCCGGTATCTCCTCAACGCGCTCAAACGAGACGCCGCGGACGTTCCGGAACTCGACCTCCACACCATCGAGATAAACTGTGACGGGCTCAACTCGAGCTACCAGGCTGCAGTTGCGCTGGTCAACGAACTTCGTGACCCAGCAAAACAGATCTCGAACACCGGCTATCCCCAGGCGTCGGTGTACCAGTTTCTCTTCGAGGAACTCAACGACGCTGGCGGCACAGTGCTCATCGTCCTAGACGAAGTCGACCACATCCAGGATGACTCGCTCCTGTACAAGCTCCCACGGGCCCGTTCGAACGGCGACGTGACAGAGGCGAAACTCGGCGTCATCGGCATCTCTAATGACCTCGATTTCCGGAACCAACTCTCCTCGAAAGTCCGCTCCAGCCTCTGTGAGAAAGAGGTCTCCTTCTCTGCCTACGACGCTCAGGAACTCCAGCTCGTCCTCCAGCAGCGTGATTCGGTGGCGTTCAAAGATGGGGTCCTCGACGACGGTGTCGTCCAGATGTGTGCTGCATACGGCGCCAAGGACTCGGGGGACGCCCGGCAAGCCCTCGACCTCCTGCTCGAAGCAGGTGACCTCGCGCGGGAGTACAACGACGACCTCGTCACCGAGGCCCACGTTCGCGAGGCTCGGCAGCGCCTCCAGACTGATCAGGTCGTCGAAGGCATCAGGAACTACTCCGACCACGGCCAGCTCGTCCTGTACGCGTTGACGTTGCTGGCCGAGCGTGACGAAACGCCGGCCCGGACGAAGGACATCCTGGCGGCCTACCAGCAGGTGGCAAACGAGAACGGGATGGATCCGGTCTCTCTGCGTTCTGTTCGGGACTATCTCGGCGAACTGGACCAGCTGGGTATCATCTCCTCGACGGAGTTCAACCGCGGCAAAGGCGGCGGCAAGTACAAAGAACACGAGTTAGAGCAGTCGGTTTCGTCCGTGAAGACAGGACTGTCCGAGATTCTCGACGCGACGCCCTGA
- a CDS encoding CBS domain-containing protein, with protein MQQGRASPPQQFAQQPQPPQQSQQQPPQAMGQQQMQAAQPTQGAAGGQPQVGQPSGAQPQRQPQGRGPQRPLLKPIRVNEIITDDVVTAERDTPVRTVVAKMAENDVGSVVVVEDDRPIGIITDRKVALALEETPDIAQRTAEELLHGDVFTADPSMNIFDAIQVMSDEGIRRLPIVDDNGALRGIVTLDDALVLLGGVVSEVSDTVQSQSPRL; from the coding sequence ATGCAGCAGGGGCGGGCCTCCCCGCCACAACAGTTCGCCCAGCAACCACAGCCGCCCCAGCAGTCCCAGCAACAGCCGCCCCAGGCGATGGGACAGCAGCAGATGCAGGCTGCACAGCCCACACAGGGGGCCGCCGGCGGGCAGCCACAGGTCGGACAGCCGTCCGGGGCCCAGCCACAACGTCAGCCCCAGGGGCGCGGCCCCCAGCGACCGCTGCTGAAACCCATCCGAGTCAACGAAATCATCACCGACGACGTCGTCACCGCGGAGCGAGACACGCCAGTTCGAACGGTCGTTGCAAAGATGGCCGAGAACGACGTCGGCTCTGTCGTCGTCGTCGAAGATGACCGCCCGATTGGTATCATCACCGACCGGAAGGTCGCCCTCGCGCTGGAGGAGACGCCCGACATCGCCCAGCGGACGGCCGAGGAGCTGCTCCACGGCGACGTGTTCACGGCCGACCCATCGATGAACATCTTCGATGCTATCCAGGTCATGAGCGACGAGGGAATCCGGCGGCTCCCGATCGTCGACGACAACGGCGCGCTCCGTGGTATCGTCACCCTCGACGACGCGCTGGTCCTACTTGGCGGCGTCGTCAGCGAGGTCTCCGACACCGTCCAGTCTCAGTCGCCGCGCCTGTAG